Proteins encoded together in one Diabrotica undecimpunctata isolate CICGRU chromosome 3, icDiaUnde3, whole genome shotgun sequence window:
- the LOC140435670 gene encoding uncharacterized protein yields the protein MKNSSNNEGEIMSELREKNETSDKKIVIQEIVIIEAPCRPLTADCSDYKGIQENERDEENRHGENQKEAENDDFLSLTPEDPFYATDNDGSLYDPSSDMENGSDNSSVTNLSQKNLRILTEPCTNNQLTHEVKDISALDAMLTEVQEDLHFSNKQKCRNTGNLKPPYKRKPDYCYYCETEVLNFGRHIIRNHSMELDVAEIISKPIRSRERRSLFDKLRRKGNFLADGGNCFKAVRQTYVPDRVLIPCDNCLGFFSSKLLYRHRKNCGNRSNQERAQFAGQSKMFPNIKIDHRLKEEVFPRMRADKISMEAKNDFLIRAFGTRYLKTHREKHFIAVTSRKMRELSKILIEMRKIDPSISTMFSALRPKYFDAFVEATKRIACYDPEKDIYLSPTFAMNIVRSLKQCCDIAITFAYKKQTAYLSVSTATIEAELKTLIHLFETNWSFEVSSQAANNLNLNKWNKVTIVPLANDLKLLRSHLVKLADDATKILQNYLTLQLKMHLKRLTPKIYSN from the exons atgaaaaattcttcaaacaatGAAGGAGAG aTAATGAGTGAACTTCGAGAAAAAAACGAAACCTCtgataaaaaaatagttatacaAGAAATTGTCATAATTGAAGCACCGTGTAGGCCATTAACTGCTGATTGTTCAGACTACAAGGGAATACAAGAAAACGAAAGGGATGAAGAAAACAGACACGGTGAAAATCAGAAagag GCAGAAAATGATGACTTTTTATCTTTGACACCAGAGGATCCTTTTTATGCTACTGATAATGACGGTTCACTATATGACCCTTCAAGTGATATG gaGAATGGTTCAGATAACAGCAGTGTTACAAACTTAAGTCAAAAAAATCTCAGGATTCTCACAGAACCTTGTACGAACAACCAGTTAACCCATGAAGTGAAAGATATTTCAGCACTCGATGCAATGTTAACTGAGGTACAAGAAGATCTACACTTTTCCAATAAACAAAAGTGTAGAAACACTGGTAATCTCAAACCTCCTTATAAAAGAAAACCAGATTATTGTTACTACTGTGAAACGGAAGTTCTTAATTTTGGTCGCCATATTATAAGGAACCATTCTATGGAACTCGATGTGGCTGAAATTATCTCCAAACCAATCAGATCACGAGAAAGAAGAAGTCTGTTTGATAAACTCAGAAGAAAAGGAAATTTTTTAGCGGATGGGGGAAACTGTTTTAAGGCTGTTAGACAGACTTATGTACCAGATCGGGTTCTCATTCCTTGTGACAATTGTTTAGGATTTTTCTCTTCCAAACTATTATACCGACATAGAAAAAATTGTGGAAATAGAAGCAATCAAGAGAGGGCACAATTTGCTGGCCAATCAAAAATGTTTCCCAATATTAAAATTGATCATCGACTAAAAGAAGAAGTGTTTCCTAGGATGAGAGCTGACAAGATTTCAATGGAAGCTAAGAACGACTTTCTAATTCGTGCATTTGGAACCCGCTATTTGAAGACGCACAGAGAAAAGCATTTTATAGCAGTTACATCACGCAAAATGAGGGAACtatcaaaaatacttatagaaATGAGAAAAATAGACCCATCTATATCCACTATGTTTTCAGCACTGCGACCAAAGTATTTTGATGCCTTTGTTGAAGCCACAAAACGAATAGCCTGTTATGATCCTGAAAAAGACATTTACTTATCTCCAACTTTTGCCATGAATATAGTGAGATCACTCAAACAATGTTGCGATATTGCAATCACTTTTGCCTATAAGAAACAAACTGCATACTTATCTGTTTCAACTGCAACAATTGAGGCAGAACTTAAAACCTTAATTCATCTATTTGAAACAAACTGGAGTTTTGAGGTCTCATCCCAAGCAGCTAATAATTTAAATCTTAACAAATGGAATAAGGTCACAATAGTTCCACTAGCAAATGATCTAAAATTGCTAAGATCCCATTTAGTTAAACTTGCTGACGATGCAACGAAAATTCTGCAGAATTATTTGACGCTACAGTTGAAAATGCACCTCAAAAGACTGACTCCGAAAATATACTCAAATTAG